ATTGCATTGGATGAGATAGCGAGGGGAACAAATCCAGAAGAGGGATTGTACATTGTAAAAGCTATTTCAAAGTATTTGAATAGTTTTCCTTCTATAACCCTATTAGCCACCCATTATGACGGTGTAGTAGAGGAAAATATGATTCATTATCAAGTAGTGGGGCTGAAAAATGTTGACTTTGAAATGCTAAAACAAAAAATTAGCATGAATAGAAGCAATTCGATAGAAATTCTTCAAGAATATATGGATTACAATTTGGAAAGGGTAGATTCTTTCTATGAAGTTCCAAAAGATGCTTTGAACATTTGTAGAATATTGGGCTTAGAAGAAGAAGTTATAAAACTTGCAGAAAAGTACTATGAGAAGGAGGAGTGATATATGAAAAGCAAGCTCAATTTAAATTGGGATATAGTCAATAAGGCGAGAGAGTGCGCAAGAAATATTGCAGAAGATACACAAAAATTTATTGATGCCCATACTACTGTTGCAATTGAAAGAACAGTATGTAGGCTTTTAGGAATAGATGGAGTAGATGAGATGGGAGTTCCTCTTCCTAATGTTGTGGTTGACAACATAAAAAATGGAGGGGGACTTTCACTTGGAGCAGCTTTCTATATAGGTAATGCTATGCTTTATACAGGACTTACTCCTCAACAGATAGCTGAAAAAGTGGGTAGAAATGAGCTTGACCTTACTAAAATGCCGATGGCAGATTTGTTTGATATAAAATTAGCTGTTCAAGAGGTTGCGGTAAAAACTGTTGAAAAGATAAAAGAAAATAGAAGGAAAAGAGAAGAACTTTTGAAAAAATACGGTAAGAAAGAAGGTCCACTTCTCTATTTGATTGTGGCAACGGGTAATATCTATGAAGATATTGTGCAGGCACAGGCTGCTGCAAGGCAGGGAGCAGACGTAATTGCGGTAATTAGGACTACAGGACAAAGCCTTTTAGATTATGTACCTTATGGAGCAACTACTGAAGGATTTGGAGGTACTTACGCTACACAAGAGAATTTCCGCCTTATGAGAAAAGCGCTTGATGAGGTTTCTGAAGAGGTAGGGAGGTATATAAGGCTTTGCAATTATTGTTCTGGCCTTTGTATGCCTGAAATTGCGGCTATGGGGGCTTTAGAGAGATTAGATGTTATGCTAAACGATGCATTGTATGGGATTCTTTTTAGAGATATAAATATGAAGAGAACTCTTGTAGACCAATATTTTTCAAGAATTATAAATGGTTTTGCAGGAATTATTATAAACACTGGAGAAGACAATTATTTGACAACTTCTGATGCTTATGAAGAGGCTCACACAGTTTTAGCTTCCCAGCTTATAAATGAACAATTTGCTCTTTTAGCAGGAATTCCTGAAGAGCAGATAGGATTGGGGCACGCTTTTGAAATGAATCCTGACCTTAAAAATGGATTTTTATACGAACTTGCGCAAGCGCAAATGGCAAGAGAGATATTCCCTAAAGCTCCTTTAAAATACATGCCACCTACAAAGTACATGACAGGGAATATTTTTAAAGGGCATGTGCAAGACGCTTTATTTAATATTGTGACTATAATGACAAAGCAAAAGATTCACCTTTTGGGTATGCTTACAGAAGCTATACACACGCCTTTTATGTCTGATAGGGCTTTGTCTATTGAGAGTGCAAAGTATATATTCAACAATATGGCAGATATAGCAGATGAGATATACTTTAAAGAAGGTGGAATAATCCAACAGAGGGCTAATGAAGTTCTTATTAAGGCTTATGAGCTATTGAGGGAAATTGAAAAGGAAGGACTCTTTAGAACATTAGAGCAAGGTAAGTTTGCAGGAATTAAAAGGTCAATGAATGGAGGAAGAGGTTTAGAGGGAGTTGTAGAGAAAGACCCAAACTATTTTAATCCTTTCATAGACCTTATGCTAAGAGGTGATAGACAATGAGCAGTGGGCTTTACTCTACAGAGCGGAAAGATTACGATAAAACCCTTGATTTGACCAAAGTTAAACCCTATGGAGATACGATGAATGATGGAAAAGTTCAATTAAGCTTTACTTTACCTGTACCAGATGGAGAAAAAGCAGTGGAGGCGGCTAAGCAACTAGCAAAGAAGATGGGACTGGAAAATCCAATGGTGGTATATCATACACCTTTGGACAAAGATTTTACCTTCTTCATAATATACGGAAGCCTTATTCACACTGTAGACTATACTTCTATACATGTAGAGACTATAGATATCAAAACTATGACAATTGAAGAAGTCAATGAACACATCAAAGAGCACATAAAGAGGAAAATTGTGGTAGTTGGTGCCACAACAGGAACAGATGCCCACACCGTCGGACTGGATGCCATTATGAATATGAAGGGATATGCAGGTCATTATGGGCTTGAGAGGTATGAGATGATAGAAGCCCATAATCTTGGGAGCCAAGTTCCCAACGAGGAATTTGTTAAAAAGGCGATAGAACTCAAAGCAGATGCGCTTTTGATTTCTCAAACAGTTACACAAAAGGACATTCACATAAAAAATTTGACTCATCTTGTAGAGCTTCTTGAAGCAGAGGGAATAAGAGATAAGGTGTTATTAATATGTGGCGGCCCTAGAATAACTCATGAACTTGCAAAGGAATTGGGGTATGATGCAGGTTTTGGACCAGGTAAATATGCTGATGATGTGGCGACGTTTATAGTAACTGAAATGGTCAAAAGAGGAATAAAAGGTTTAAGAGATATACAAAAGTAGGAGGCTGTTTTTTGCAGCCTCCCTTATTTTTGTGTATTTAGCATGCTATGGTATCTGCCATAAGCAAAATATATTATCAAGCCTACTAACATCCATATTCCAAACCTTGCCCATGTAACCCAAGGTAGACTTGCCATAAGGTATAAGCTGAAAGCCATTGTAAGAGGTGCTACTACCCAAACAAAAGGAACTCTGAATTTCCTTTCAACATTAGGCATTTTAACTCTTAAGACTAATATTCCTATTGATACAATTACAAATACAGACAGAGTACCTATATTGCAAAGCTCAATAATTATATCAAGTGGCAAAAATCCAGCAATAATAGCTGCTACTACACTTGTAATTATAGTGTTGATATGAGGTGTTCTATATTTGGGATGAACATGGGAGAAAACTTCTGGTAAAAGTCCATCTCTTGCCATAACCATAAATATTCTTATTTGACCGTAAAGAGTTACAAGGAGTGTGGATATCATACCTACGGCAGCACCAGTAGCTACTAATGCAGAACCCCAGTTAATTCCAATGCTCATTAATGCACCTGGGAGAGCATTATCCGGAATAATCTGTTTATAAGGTACCATACCTACTAAAACGACGGCAACTGAAATATAAAGTGCTAATATTACAATCATTGCCATTACAAGTCCTAACGGTACATTTCGAGTTGGATCTTTTGTTTCTTCCGCTGCGGTAGATACGGCATCAAACCCTATATATGCAAAGAATATAATAGCTGCAGCAGACATTATGCCTTTCCAATATAACTTAAACTTATGCTTTCACCTTGATG
The sequence above is a segment of the Thermoanaerobacter ethanolicus JW 200 genome. Coding sequences within it:
- the kamD gene encoding lysine 5,6-aminomutase subunit alpha, which gives rise to MKSKLNLNWDIVNKARECARNIAEDTQKFIDAHTTVAIERTVCRLLGIDGVDEMGVPLPNVVVDNIKNGGGLSLGAAFYIGNAMLYTGLTPQQIAEKVGRNELDLTKMPMADLFDIKLAVQEVAVKTVEKIKENRRKREELLKKYGKKEGPLLYLIVATGNIYEDIVQAQAAARQGADVIAVIRTTGQSLLDYVPYGATTEGFGGTYATQENFRLMRKALDEVSEEVGRYIRLCNYCSGLCMPEIAAMGALERLDVMLNDALYGILFRDINMKRTLVDQYFSRIINGFAGIIINTGEDNYLTTSDAYEEAHTVLASQLINEQFALLAGIPEEQIGLGHAFEMNPDLKNGFLYELAQAQMAREIFPKAPLKYMPPTKYMTGNIFKGHVQDALFNIVTIMTKQKIHLLGMLTEAIHTPFMSDRALSIESAKYIFNNMADIADEIYFKEGGIIQQRANEVLIKAYELLREIEKEGLFRTLEQGKFAGIKRSMNGGRGLEGVVEKDPNYFNPFIDLMLRGDRQ
- the kamE gene encoding lysine 5,6-aminomutase subunit beta, which produces MSSGLYSTERKDYDKTLDLTKVKPYGDTMNDGKVQLSFTLPVPDGEKAVEAAKQLAKKMGLENPMVVYHTPLDKDFTFFIIYGSLIHTVDYTSIHVETIDIKTMTIEEVNEHIKEHIKRKIVVVGATTGTDAHTVGLDAIMNMKGYAGHYGLERYEMIEAHNLGSQVPNEEFVKKAIELKADALLISQTVTQKDIHIKNLTHLVELLEAEGIRDKVLLICGGPRITHELAKELGYDAGFGPGKYADDVATFIVTEMVKRGIKGLRDIQK
- a CDS encoding amino acid permease — translated: MSAAAIIFFAYIGFDAVSTAAEETKDPTRNVPLGLVMAMIVILALYISVAVVLVGMVPYKQIIPDNALPGALMSIGINWGSALVATGAAVGMISTLLVTLYGQIRIFMVMARDGLLPEVFSHVHPKYRTPHINTIITSVVAAIIAGFLPLDIIIELCNIGTLSVFVIVSIGILVLRVKMPNVERKFRVPFVWVVAPLTMAFSLYLMASLPWVTWARFGIWMLVGLIIYFAYGRYHSMLNTQK